The Hippoglossus stenolepis isolate QCI-W04-F060 chromosome 12, HSTE1.2, whole genome shotgun sequence genome segment aaatttggaaCAAGTATTCACTTGGACTTAAGGATGAtgtgattagattttggtgttcaaaggtcaaaggtcaaggtcatggtgacctcagaAAGCACATTTTTCACCTTGTGAAGGGGTTATCTCTGCAACGCCATCAAGGAATCCTTtaacatttggcacaaacattcacttagactcaaagatCATTTAacttgattttggtagccaaaggtcaaaggtcaaggtggcctCACGaggtatgtttatgtttttattgaacatgatatcttaagatcaccttaagggaatgtcttcaaatttggtacaaacattcacttggactcactgattcATTGATTGGATTTCGGTGATCAAAGTAGCCTCGAAAAActgttttggcctcttgattGTGATATCTCAGGACTGCTtgtgggaatttcttcaacttttgatcagttgtcacttggactcaaagataaagtgattacatttcataGGTTAAAGGTCAGAGTGACGTTATATGAATCTGAAAGAAAAGTATGCAGTGTACACAGACACTGtactggttggcggaggcatacaaccgtAGTGAGGTAATTCGAGTTTGCATTTGTcttgtgttagaaatgtcatcaacacacccactcgctctcGTTCAATCCTGCggacgatctcctgctgtgttctaaAATCAGCTCCTTCTGACTTACAGCAGACTTTTCACGAGAGGACCAGCTCGAGAAAGTCCGCAAGATGTTTGCAGGCcttcactcagacatttgtgttcacacatacagcccctccggagaatgtctggaTGATCTCTGTGAGAACACGTTAGAACACCTCTGCTGTGAATCATGGATTTCTGGCACATTTTGGTCCCAACCCTATTACCTCATGTagctgcatacatttttttttatatgacaaAAGAAAGCAGGCTGGAAGTAATTTCCTGAAGGGATCATGCACCTGGACCATACAGTGTAGGCTACACTGATCAACCCTGCTTAGCAGGAAATCTAAGAAGCTTAGAGCACTAATGCCCACATGGCCTCAGGTAGCAACAGTGGCAACAAAGAGCTTTTAAAACATTGTCTGGGAACTGGCCGGAAGTGCAGAAGAAATCTCAATAACTGCAAAATTAGTTCAGAGGCAGCACGCAACAAATAAGGAAAGGATTTAAAAGGCTCAGGGACACttgtgtaatttaaaaaaagattttctttttacttaaaACAGCATAAAATCATCAGCTGAGAAAACGTTTTGACAGTACAAATATTTAGTAAATATTAAATACTGTACATGACTGATAAATCCCTACAAAGGATAACACCCTCTCACTAGAGGAACCAAATCAAACAGTCCAGTTTGGTTTCAGCAGCACCAGGCGCATTTAAAGCTCTGTTGTTGACAGCTTATTGTTCTCCCAACACAAAGGGACGGTTTTGCGTCCCCCCTTTTCACGCAAACTGCACAGGCGCcccactgaaaacaaaaaacatgtgcaaaGGACAAGAATATTAAGGTATAAATCAAACGTCAACAGAACATTGAGTAGGCATCAAAGCAAAGTCCCTGTGAATCATAACAAGCACTGTCTGGTGAGCCAGGCTGCAAATAAGATTTAATATAGGATTTTTGTCAATTTTCCTCTTATTCCATTGTGTTCCACTTTTCCAtttctactttctttaacacCACTCATTCTTTTCAGGTAGTGACATCTTTTATAGGATATAACTCAGACGGGAGGACATTCCTTTGGAGACAAGTAGATAATGCTCCTCCCCCCTTATCCACAAAGGTCCAGTATACAAGAATCAATTTTAAGATGCCACAGCAGCAGGCCTCCATCGGTGCACACatttctccatcatctcctcacTGTGAGTTCAAAACTGAAACGTCAGGTGTCAGCAGCCTTTAAGGTGCGGCAGTGCAGAAAGTTTCTCGACTTTTCCCAGAGAGGACGGGTTCTCGACGCCTTTCAGCCACTCTTTACATTTCCTGACAACCGTCTCATCCAcgtctccgtcctcctcctcgtacTCCACATCGTCGTACTTGTACTGGTCATTCAACAGAGAGATTTTCACGATGGCGGTGATGTCCTGCTCGGCGCTCTCCGCTTTGGCGAGCGGCGCGCAGCCCTTGGTCGGGCCGTGCGCCTTTTTGGACGGGAACACCCGCCTGTGCCTGAAGTCCGTGGAGGCGCAGCACTTCTGCTGCTTCGCCATCATCTGCTTCTCCAGGTTACGCTTTTGGATGACGAGGATGGCTTCGGGGGTGAGACTGAGGGTAAACTGAATCTCCTTCTTCGCTTCGTCTTTGCCGTGGAGGTGTCTGGCGGAGTCCATGGAGCTGGAGCGCCTGACTCCTTCGGATGCGTCCTGAGGTTTGGGCACGGTGAGCCAGGAGCACTTAACCTGAGTCTCCTGACCGACACCGGGCTTCTGAGCTTGGCTTTTACTCTTGTCCTGCTGGGCTTTCCGCCCCAAGTTCCTTAAGTTCGCCGAGGTCCAAGAGCTGGACTGCTTCTCCTTATCCGACCCCCCTCTGTCTCCGCCGGATTTGCTGGTgagctcagtctgaggaggcACTGCGTTGGCTTTCTTTTTCCCGAACAGATCCCTGCCAGGAGAGGAGATCCGCTGGGGGAGGCTGATGGGCGGAAAAGGCATTCTGAGCGTGGAAGTGATCAGGATATAAAAACGTGCAAGTGTCCAAAGTGCGGAAGCCGTGCGCAAAGCGACGAGCGGCGCTCTGTGGGCATTATCCTGCAGCGGCGTGGTGGGAGGCTGCACCTGTTGTCTGCGCCGGCTGGAGTTCAACTGGTGCGCGCACACTCCGCCTGGATGCTTTATGAGCGTGGCGGTGCGGAGGCGTGGCCAGCAGGACACGCACCAAACAAAGCCACGAAGAAAACTGTGGTGATGTCATTTCATAATTGCCAATAACTTCCTGAAGCGATGAGCCACATCCgcctcctgttctctccttACAGCAGCAAACATTGATTTAATGGACAATCAGCCTGAAACCAAGATCTGTCTTCAGAGATCTGTGGGAGCCAGCAGATGGGGATACATTTAATATGGACTCATACAGCTCCAGAAAAAGATTAAGATACCACTCCAGATTTGTCTTAAATCTACATGTACATGTATGGAAGCCATTTCATTGTGTGTTGAATTTGAaatttgagagaaatgtttaGTTTAGAGCAGCAGTTCCCCAACCAGAAGTCAGGGCACTGGGggatgtgaacagtaataaagcaaattccctttcatcatatgaaaaacattgactataaaatcttcattgcagataaaccaggtaggatgaataCAGAGTTTTCTTACCTCACTCTGCACCATTAGCTGTTTCTGAAAATCTCAGCAaacaatgtccagcacacaaacaataaaaaagtgagaaATGTGTGCACCGATGAAATCAGTGTCCTTTGTCTGCTTTAACCATATCCAGGGATAATGGCGGTGGCAggttacatttatttttggcGTCTTGGGCTGAAAAGTTTGGAAGCGATGGTCTAAAGAATAGAACAAAAATGGTCcatttattttaacacataactataaatattaaaaacagagaaatttATGATCTTGGAGTGGACTCTTTAATATTTTCCAGAGCTGTATATATAACAAGTGGCTTCAGATGTGGGCCAGGTCACTTGGGTCtattttttaagaaattaatagtaaatttaaatgaataaagcagATAAACCTCTGCAGCTACATGGAAGTGGCATTAACATGTTGTTTGCACTTTGATGCTTTAAAGATAACTTTGCCTGTCCTTGAACTAACAAAACACGTCCTTGGAACAATGACATGCAGTCTGTTTTTATCCATTCAGTGGGTCAATAAAGTCTCAAATGTCAATAAACTGATGTGTATAGATGGTCCATTGTTGTTCTTTTCAGCCACATGCAGCCTATGAGAGACATGTGAGGGGAAATGTACAAATAGTCTACGATATtgatttctcttcctttctgcTGTTATCTGCACTTTCACCCAGACAGTTCCACCATTGATTCAGTGTGATTTTGTTTCCCTCAGAGTAGGGTAGAAGACAAAATCAATACTTCCTTGCAAATGTATAGTTTTCGGACGGTTTATTTGATATTGCCAGAGGATGCTCATATTTTACGCTTTGTGTAACTGACTTGATTTCTATTGACATATCAATGAGATCTAATTGTAATTTCATGTCTGATGAAACTTACGATATTACAACTAATCGTAAGAGGCCTGTGCCTGTTTTTACTTTCAAATAAGCAATTTACAATGGAATATTACTCTGCAAAACAGATAACTTAATCAGAAATATATTCCTGTTTATTCTACACTTTAGGGCAACCTACAACTTGCGTTATTAATATGtgtgaataaaatgacatgGACATTTTGACCAACAGACAGGCTTTCTGATCAACTTTGTAAAATGAGCTGGATTATGAGGGGGAACCGGATACACAGATTTGTTTCATTCCAGCGGTTGTTATGTCTCTCCGAAATAAGAATGGATTACATGTAATGAAGAGGCAACAGTTGGAACACTGACAGATTGCCAAGGTCAGGCCAGACGTCCCCTTCATCCTCAAAACTTTGGCGTAATCCAAAAATGGTGGGTTAAGAAAACagatcacaaaaacaacagcagtccCTCCATTCAACTGAATTATTTTATCCCTAAGATTACTACGAGAGGGATTTGCCGGGTCTCTGCCAAGTTAGTTTAACGAGTAGTACCGAAGGGAGATTTTGTCCGTGTTAATCCCCCACCACATT includes the following:
- the prr18 gene encoding proline-rich protein 18, with the translated sequence MPFPPISLPQRISSPGRDLFGKKKANAVPPQTELTSKSGGDRGGSDKEKQSSSWTSANLRNLGRKAQQDKSKSQAQKPGVGQETQVKCSWLTVPKPQDASEGVRRSSSMDSARHLHGKDEAKKEIQFTLSLTPEAILVIQKRNLEKQMMAKQQKCCASTDFRHRRVFPSKKAHGPTKGCAPLAKAESAEQDITAIVKISLLNDQYKYDDVEYEEEDGDVDETVVRKCKEWLKGVENPSSLGKVEKLSALPHLKGC